The following is a genomic window from Devosia neptuniae.
TCCGAATTCTGAGAAGGACTGGCTTAGATGCCCAGGCCCTTGAAGCGCTCCTTGAAGCGCGAGACGCGGCCGCCGCGGTCGAGCAGCTGGCCCGTGCCGCCGGTCCAGGCCGGATGGGTCTTGGGATCGATGTCGAGCTGCAGCGTATCGCCGGGCTTGCCGTAGGTCGAACGGGTTTCGTACTTGGTGCCGTCGGTCATGACCACAGTGATATTGTGGTAGTCCGGATGGATATCAGCCTTCATCGGTATCGCCTCAAATCAAACGGGCGCCGTGGCGCCCGGAGAGCATCTAAAACTGGTGTTGGCGGCTTCATACAGAAAGCAGGCCCGGTCT
Proteins encoded in this region:
- the rpmE gene encoding 50S ribosomal protein L31, with amino-acid sequence MKADIHPDYHNITVVMTDGTKYETRSTYGKPGDTLQLDIDPKTHPAWTGGTGQLLDRGGRVSRFKERFKGLGI